In Verrucomicrobiales bacterium, a single window of DNA contains:
- a CDS encoding dihydropteroate synthase translates to MLSLETLAQLATDYPDALRAKVAEFSLGQTHFAFNRQPAVMGVINLSADSWYRESVCLTAEAAIQRGRVLQAQGAQIVDLGAESTLAHATRADEGLQNSKLLPVVRTLANEGLIVSVETYLPEVTKACLDAGAKILNLTGVRQSAEMYRMVADHDAAVIICFVQGAHVREVTDLELGKDPIGALHEFFARQIELAVQQGVRKLFIDPGLGFYYRNLGDSAARVRHQMNIFLNAFRLRTLGYPICNALPHAFEFFGDEVRCAEPYFAVLAALGKTDLFRTHEVPRIKAVLDTMACYQRP, encoded by the coding sequence ATGCTGTCCCTTGAGACACTCGCCCAACTAGCAACAGACTATCCCGACGCCCTCCGGGCGAAGGTCGCGGAATTTTCTCTTGGCCAGACTCACTTTGCGTTCAATCGCCAGCCAGCGGTGATGGGAGTGATCAATCTGTCCGCCGACTCCTGGTATCGAGAGAGTGTCTGTTTGACCGCCGAGGCTGCCATCCAACGCGGTCGAGTGCTCCAAGCCCAGGGCGCACAGATCGTGGACCTCGGTGCCGAATCAACCCTAGCGCACGCCACCAGGGCGGATGAAGGGCTTCAGAACTCCAAGCTGCTGCCGGTGGTCAGGACACTCGCGAACGAGGGGCTGATTGTGTCGGTAGAAACCTATCTTCCCGAGGTCACCAAGGCTTGCCTGGACGCAGGAGCCAAGATCCTCAATCTGACCGGCGTGCGGCAGAGCGCGGAGATGTATCGCATGGTCGCCGACCACGACGCGGCGGTTATCATTTGCTTTGTCCAGGGCGCCCACGTCCGCGAGGTGACCGATCTTGAACTCGGCAAGGATCCCATCGGGGCGTTGCATGAGTTCTTCGCCCGGCAGATCGAACTGGCGGTCCAGCAAGGCGTGCGGAAACTGTTTATCGACCCGGGGCTGGGCTTTTACTACCGGAACCTGGGAGATAGCGCGGCTCGGGTGCGCCACCAGATGAACATCTTTCTGAACGCCTTTCGGCTTCGGACGTTGGGCTACCCTATCTGCAACGCGCTGCCCCACGCCTTCGAATTCTTCGGCGATGAAGTTCGCTGCGCCGAACCCTACTTCGCGGTGCTCGCCGCCTTGGGTAAGACCGACCTTTTCCGCACCCACGAAGTCCCTCGGATCAAGGCGGTGCTGGATACGATGGCTTGCTATCAGAGGCCCTGA
- a CDS encoding ATP-binding cassette domain-containing protein, which produces MNPLGSNPAEAGASSSPGSANEVVVAVRGLTKVFSDFWGRPKARAVDNVDFEIRRGEIFGLLGPNGSGKSTTVKMLLGLLNPTKGHIEIFGHSPRHVATKSKIGYLPEESYLYRFLNSKETLDFFGQLFQIEAKERARRSDQLLEMVGLSQANTRAVGEFSKGMQRRIGLAQALINDPDLIILDEPTAGLDPIGCREVKDVIVALARRGKTVILTSHLLADVEDVCDRVVIYYGGRIQAMGPLHDLLARPDSLRITTPVLSRPTLDRVLEIIRSEAAADKVKVDNPTQNLESYFLDVVERARQSASATSGATSGNRVAAYLRGDEASGGASSNKVLERLVAASPATAADPASPSLAPAAPVPNEKLSALVKGAPKTSPSTASVSPTEAEAAAPAPSAASAPSPESVAQANEKLANLLRKPKS; this is translated from the coding sequence ATGAACCCATTGGGATCTAACCCAGCGGAGGCAGGCGCCTCCAGTTCGCCTGGATCGGCGAACGAAGTTGTTGTCGCGGTGCGCGGACTGACCAAGGTCTTTAGTGACTTTTGGGGCCGGCCCAAGGCCCGGGCCGTCGACAATGTGGACTTCGAGATCCGTCGCGGAGAAATCTTCGGCCTGCTGGGCCCCAATGGCTCGGGCAAGTCGACCACGGTCAAGATGCTGCTCGGGCTGTTGAATCCGACCAAGGGTCATATTGAGATCTTTGGTCATTCTCCCCGCCATGTGGCGACCAAGTCCAAGATCGGTTACCTCCCGGAGGAATCCTACCTATACCGGTTCCTCAACTCGAAGGAGACGTTGGATTTCTTCGGTCAGCTCTTTCAGATCGAGGCTAAGGAGCGGGCGCGCCGTTCCGACCAATTGCTCGAAATGGTCGGCCTGAGCCAGGCGAATACCCGCGCGGTAGGGGAGTTCTCCAAGGGCATGCAGCGACGCATCGGGCTGGCCCAGGCGCTGATCAACGATCCTGACCTGATCATTCTGGATGAACCCACCGCCGGACTGGATCCGATCGGATGTCGCGAGGTCAAGGATGTCATCGTCGCGTTGGCCCGCCGTGGCAAGACCGTGATCCTGACCAGCCACTTGCTCGCGGATGTTGAAGATGTCTGTGACCGGGTGGTGATCTACTACGGGGGGCGCATTCAAGCCATGGGTCCGCTCCACGATCTCCTCGCTCGGCCGGATTCCTTGCGCATCACGACTCCGGTGCTCTCACGGCCGACCCTGGATCGTGTGCTGGAGATCATTCGCAGCGAGGCGGCGGCGGACAAAGTGAAGGTCGACAATCCCACCCAGAATTTGGAGAGCTATTTTCTGGATGTGGTGGAACGGGCGCGTCAGTCCGCGTCGGCCACTTCCGGGGCGACGTCCGGAAACCGCGTGGCAGCCTATCTTCGCGGGGATGAGGCGTCGGGGGGAGCCTCCTCGAACAAGGTCCTGGAACGGCTGGTGGCGGCGAGTCCCGCGACGGCCGCCGATCCGGCGTCCCCCTCGCTGGCCCCGGCCGCTCCGGTGCCCAACGAAAAACTATCCGCCTTGGTCAAAGGTGCTCCCAAGACTTCCCCGTCAACAGCCTCCGTTTCCCCGACCGAGGCTGAGGCGGCTGCTCCGGCTCCCTCGGCCGCGTCGGCCCCGAGTCCGGAATCGGTGGCGCAAGCCAACGAGAAGTTGGCCAACCTGCTGCGCAAGCCCAAGTCCTAG
- a CDS encoding ABC transporter permease, with translation MKPLLAIARLTWKSAFRFKLFWVLAVLLLGAVVGLPLILKDDGTARGFVQILLTYTLSVTSFLLGLATVWLACGSLARDVDECQIQMVAVKPVGRWQIWLGKWLGILALNTALLGVAGLATYSLLHWRASRLHPIQQEILRQEVMVARAGFKPEPLNLEEEIRTRFNQVPNVATMQPEDRAQTWQTIAEQVYAGAQIVPPRSTRVWRFDLGLPATQLGDQPLFVRVKFYAASTNDAGLYGGVWQFSTPGSTERGDLPPMRLASDSFQEFRIPSNLVDSQGRLLVFFQSREDVTLLFPLDEGIEILYRDGSFGFNFFRGLGILLAWLALLAALGLAAASITSFPVAAFCSLSVLVVIMSSGTLADSVSNQTVIGGRPDEFQTVRPVLDALFLPLFKGILAVVKLIDVASPVDLLSTGRSVTWILLASAWLQIVVVAGGFFAVLGIWLLNRRELATAQSAH, from the coding sequence ATGAAACCATTGTTAGCCATCGCTCGCCTTACCTGGAAGTCAGCCTTTCGGTTCAAGCTGTTCTGGGTGCTCGCCGTCCTCTTGCTCGGCGCGGTGGTGGGTTTGCCGCTCATCTTGAAGGACGACGGCACGGCGCGGGGATTTGTGCAGATCCTGCTGACCTACACCCTGAGTGTGACCAGCTTTCTGCTCGGGTTGGCGACGGTGTGGCTGGCCTGCGGGAGCCTGGCTCGGGATGTCGATGAGTGCCAGATCCAGATGGTGGCGGTGAAGCCGGTTGGCCGCTGGCAGATCTGGCTGGGCAAATGGCTCGGAATCCTGGCCTTGAACACCGCGCTTCTGGGAGTGGCCGGCTTGGCTACCTACAGCCTCCTCCATTGGCGAGCCTCGAGACTCCATCCGATTCAACAGGAGATCCTTCGTCAGGAAGTGATGGTGGCCAGGGCGGGGTTCAAACCCGAACCTTTGAATCTGGAAGAGGAGATTCGGACGCGTTTCAACCAGGTGCCCAATGTGGCCACGATGCAGCCGGAGGACCGGGCGCAAACCTGGCAGACGATTGCCGAGCAGGTCTACGCCGGCGCCCAGATTGTTCCTCCGCGCTCCACGCGCGTCTGGCGATTCGATCTCGGACTGCCAGCCACGCAGCTAGGGGATCAGCCTCTGTTCGTTCGGGTCAAGTTTTACGCCGCCTCCACCAACGATGCCGGTTTGTACGGCGGGGTTTGGCAATTCAGCACCCCGGGGTCCACCGAGCGGGGCGATCTACCGCCGATGCGCCTTGCCTCGGATTCCTTTCAGGAGTTTCGGATTCCCAGCAATCTGGTGGACTCGCAAGGGCGGCTCCTGGTCTTTTTTCAAAGCCGGGAGGATGTAACCCTGCTGTTTCCTCTGGATGAAGGCATCGAGATCCTCTATCGCGACGGGAGCTTTGGTTTCAATTTCTTCCGCGGCCTGGGCATTCTGCTCGCTTGGCTGGCGCTCCTCGCTGCCTTGGGGCTCGCTGCCGCCAGCATCACCTCGTTTCCGGTGGCCGCCTTTTGCTCGTTGAGCGTGCTGGTCGTCATCATGTCCAGCGGGACGTTGGCGGATTCGGTCAGCAACCAGACGGTGATCGGCGGTCGACCCGACGAGTTTCAAACTGTCCGTCCGGTCCTGGACGCCTTGTTCTTGCCTCTCTTCAAGGGTATTCTGGCGGTGGTGAAGTTGATTGATGTGGCCTCGCCCGTGGATTTGCTCAGCACGGGTCGCAGCGTGACCTGGATCCTGCTGGCTTCGGCATGGCTGCAGATCGTGGTGGTGGCCGGCGGATTCTTCGCCGTGCTGGGGATCTGGCTGTTGAATCGGCGCGAGTTGGCTACGGCGCAATCGGCTCACTAG
- a CDS encoding RHS repeat-associated core domain-containing protein: MNRNRSGSAHQQRLSGRSLRTSRRWLLSLLLLLPGLFPVGAAELLAAPSILTTFLYDADGQRVGKRVVEWDEVEQRWRTNFTRFLIDPQHPSGYAQRVAERGEDGEGDRSYLHGLHPIAEAAMDRVSYALVDGHHSVRGHVKDGGTLADLRGYDAFGSPLVALMEPTRTVAEEDREAAGYAGEFYDPASGLQDLRARQYEPDVGRFRTMDSYEGQRELPAGLHKYSYALADPVNNTDPSGYDPSLTISGQVSIQTIYQNSQALGGGTLATFAHSVRGSLLYRIGTYAVLGTTIGGNIALVTDAVLETQPRFLNFKRAPSLEEDGEPPGDLTVHRMGGKSNMGLTSAEDALNPPGFSVLIGGSPQEAAFQFRTAFPFPRTIALSKTVGSAKISSVRAAGFDVVAKPGTLANHGRLYHQSRMATPFQNSAWQRVLSDVFTDHAVP, translated from the coding sequence GTGAATCGTAATAGGAGCGGATCGGCCCACCAGCAGCGCTTGAGCGGTCGTTCCTTACGGACCTCGAGGCGTTGGCTGCTCTCCCTTCTATTGCTACTGCCGGGCCTATTCCCTGTCGGCGCCGCCGAACTTCTGGCGGCGCCATCCATACTGACAACGTTTCTCTACGATGCTGATGGCCAGCGGGTGGGGAAGCGAGTTGTCGAGTGGGACGAGGTCGAGCAGCGATGGCGAACGAATTTCACCCGCTTCCTGATCGATCCGCAGCATCCAAGTGGTTATGCGCAGCGAGTGGCAGAGCGAGGGGAAGACGGGGAAGGGGATCGTAGCTACCTGCATGGGCTGCATCCGATCGCGGAAGCGGCGATGGATCGAGTGAGCTATGCGTTGGTAGACGGGCATCACTCGGTGCGTGGGCACGTGAAGGATGGGGGGACGTTGGCGGACCTCCGCGGCTATGATGCCTTCGGCAGCCCCTTGGTCGCACTAATGGAGCCAACGCGAACGGTCGCCGAGGAGGATCGAGAAGCAGCAGGTTATGCAGGCGAGTTCTATGATCCAGCCAGCGGGCTGCAGGACCTGCGCGCCCGGCAGTATGAACCTGACGTCGGCCGCTTCAGAACGATGGACTCCTACGAGGGGCAGCGGGAACTGCCGGCGGGGCTGCATAAATACAGCTATGCTCTAGCCGATCCTGTCAACAACACGGATCCCAGTGGGTACGACCCCAGCCTCACGATTTCAGGTCAGGTCTCTATTCAGACGATCTACCAAAACTCCCAGGCGCTTGGTGGAGGAACCTTGGCAACATTCGCGCACTCTGTCAGGGGATCGCTCCTTTACCGAATTGGAACCTATGCGGTTTTGGGAACTACAATCGGCGGAAACATTGCGCTCGTTACGGATGCTGTGTTGGAAACCCAGCCACGGTTTCTGAATTTTAAGCGGGCACCCTCACTCGAGGAGGATGGCGAACCGCCGGGTGATCTCACGGTTCATCGAATGGGAGGGAAATCAAACATGGGATTAACATCAGCTGAAGACGCTCTGAATCCGCCAGGTTTTTCGGTGTTGATTGGTGGCAGTCCGCAGGAAGCAGCCTTTCAGTTTAGGACGGCTTTTCCCTTTCCTCGGACTATTGCATTGTCAAAGACCGTGGGTAGCGCAAAAATTTCGAGCGTCAGAGCAGCTGGATTCGACGTGGTCGCGAAACCAGGCACACTGGCGAATCACGGACGCTTGTATCATCAAAGTCGAATGGCGACTCCGTTCCAGAATTCGGCTTGGCAACGAGTGTTGTCAGATGTCTTCACCGACCACGCTGTTCCATGA
- a CDS encoding YebC/PmpR family DNA-binding transcriptional regulator — translation MAGHSRWAKVKHFKGGIDAKRGKIFAKLGKEITIATKLGGADPGMNPRLRMVLLKCRGANMPNDNIDRAIKKATGAGETVVYEDLTYEVYGPHGVAMLVELSTDNRNRTAAEIRSLLSKNGGSIATAGAVSRLFHRKGQIVVAKESIAEDRLMELALEAGAQDFKTDEHGYEIITDPGHFEAVHKQIDAQGIKCEVAEVTSLPEITVPLADDAAKAAVNRLIEVIEDHDDVKEVYSNAEFSD, via the coding sequence ATGGCAGGACATAGTAGATGGGCGAAGGTTAAGCACTTCAAAGGCGGCATCGACGCCAAACGAGGCAAAATCTTCGCTAAACTCGGCAAAGAGATAACCATCGCCACCAAATTGGGAGGCGCCGATCCCGGAATGAACCCGCGATTGCGCATGGTCCTGCTCAAATGCCGTGGGGCCAATATGCCCAACGACAATATAGACCGAGCCATCAAAAAAGCCACCGGGGCAGGCGAGACGGTGGTCTATGAGGACCTCACCTACGAGGTTTACGGCCCACACGGGGTAGCGATGCTCGTGGAACTGAGCACCGACAACCGGAACCGGACCGCCGCGGAGATCCGCAGCCTGCTGAGCAAGAATGGCGGTTCCATTGCCACCGCGGGCGCAGTAAGCCGCCTGTTTCATCGCAAAGGCCAGATCGTCGTCGCCAAGGAATCCATCGCTGAGGACCGTCTGATGGAACTCGCCCTGGAAGCCGGAGCCCAGGATTTCAAGACCGACGAACACGGGTATGAGATTATCACGGATCCAGGGCATTTCGAGGCGGTCCATAAACAAATCGACGCCCAAGGAATTAAATGCGAAGTCGCCGAGGTGACCTCCCTTCCGGAGATCACTGTGCCGCTGGCCGACGACGCCGCGAAAGCGGCAGTAAACCGACTGATCGAGGTCATTGAGGACCACGACGACGTGAAGGAAGTCTACTCGAATGCCGAATTTTCCGATTGA